The proteins below are encoded in one region of Myxocyprinus asiaticus isolate MX2 ecotype Aquarium Trade chromosome 13, UBuf_Myxa_2, whole genome shotgun sequence:
- the LOC127450632 gene encoding uncharacterized protein LOC127450632 isoform X2 — translation MGRLDDAAKRKVVELREAGLSFRKIKAVLELENIKVSAQAIYLFLKEFQGRARKEDGAPAGKSSHMVPVSAREVGVGESRQVGWSDQQLRNLLREASRVAASQQASSSSDARAGQSSGTSSAGRREMREGEKDEDIRIVSVTSLAQGTQHADIQTSRSGVGSGTMSGANFIRRRHTPSPANPVLVARKRLLDKALLHRARVRDSGPQTGQQMSLSLRRDQSSFSGPDGRKAVLPQATSYDLTTPRTQNMRGLHQGATAHRRWMHQRVGVPMRAPQHPPRVGIRLPDPNTSGTTSQNTAPSTRVQNVTNQPSPPPQRSSFDAGAVSSLQEQIQSLSSELRNLGVALRMMVDQQGRLEREQAQQTQVQKQILSTLQELTSKFEPCGVLQSTSAPTLQASCSMASSTAPFSQTAQSQGVYAQCSQAQTRTTRDVIRKTTINPRDFQPSIQVHPP, via the exons ATGGGCAGGCTGGATGATGCTGCTAAACGCAAAGTCGTGGAACTGCGGGAAGCAGGCTTGAGCTTCCGTAAGATTAAAGCTGTGCTAGAGCTGGAAAACATCAAGGTGTCTGCGCAGGCCATCTACCTTTTCTTGAAGGAGTTTCAAGGGAGAGCTCGCAAGGAGGATGGAGCTCCGGCTGGGAAGAGCAGCCATATGGTGCCAGTGTCAGCCAGGGAGGTTGGTGTCGGTGAGTCTCGGCAGGTTGGCTGGAGTGATCAGCAGCTGAGGAACCTCCTCAGAGAGGCCTCACGGGTCGCAGCCTCACAGCAGGCCAGCTCCTCTTCGGATGCAAGAGCAGGACAGTCTTCCGGGACGAGTTCGGCTGGCAGACGGGAAATGCGGGAGGGGGAAAAAGACGAGGACATTCGGATTGTCAGTGTCACGTCTCTGGCACAGGGCACGCAGCATGCTGACATCCAGACATCGCGCTCGGGGGTGGGCTCCGGGACGATGAGTGGTGCAAATTTTATAAGAAGACGACACACACCATCGCCTGCCAACCCTGTGCTTGTGGCTCGTAAGAGACTGCTGGATAAGGCTTTGCTTCACCGAGCGAGG GTAAGGGACAGTGGCCCGCAGACTGGCCAGCAAATGTCATTGTCACTGAGGCGAGATCAGTCCTCTTTCTCTGGCCCGGATGGGAGAAAGGCTGTGTTACCTCAAGCAACCTCTTATGACCTCACTACACCCAGAACTCAAAATATG AGAGGGTTACACCAAGGAGCCACTGCTCACAGAAGGTGGATGCATCAGAGGGTAGGCGTTCCCATGCGAGCTCCTCAACACCCACCCCGTGTAGGTATCCGTCTCCCTGACCCGAACACCTCTGGAACTACATCCCAAAACACTGCCCCCTCCACACGGGTCCAAAACGTGACCAACCAGCCTTCCCCTCCTCCCCAGCGGAGCAGCTTTGACGCTGGAGCTGTGAGCAGCCTACAAGAGCAGATCCAGTCCTTGAGTTCAGAACTCAGAAATCTGGGTGTAGCACTGAGGATGATGGTGGACCAACAGGGTCGTCTGGAGCGAGAGCAGGCCCAGCAGACTCAGGTCCAAAAGCAGATCCTCAGCACCCTTCAGGAGCTTACATCCAAATTCGAGCCCTGTGGCGTACTTCAGTCCACATCTGCTCCGACATTGCAAGCGTCTTGTTCCATGGCTTCCTCTACAGCACCTTTCAGCCAGACCGCCCAAAGTCAGGGCGTCTATGCCCAGTGCAGCCAAGCCCAGACGAG aacaacacgtgatgtaataaggaaaaccaCTATTAATCCtcgagatttccaacccagcatacaggtacaccctccttaa
- the LOC127450632 gene encoding uncharacterized protein LOC127450632 isoform X1 yields the protein MGRLDDAAKRKVVELREAGLSFRKIKAVLELENIKVSAQAIYLFLKEFQGRARKEDGAPAGKSSHMVPVSAREVGVGESRQVGWSDQQLRNLLREASRVAASQQASSSSDARAGQSSGTSSAGRREMREGEKDEDIRIVSVTSLAQGTQHADIQTSRSGVGSGTMSGANFIRRRHTPSPANPVLVARKRLLDKALLHRARVRDSGPQTGQQMSLSLRRDQSSFSGPDGRKAVLPQATSYDLTTPRTQNMRGLHQGATAHRRWMHQRVGVPMRAPQHPPRVGIRLPDPNTSGTTSQNTAPSTRVQNVTNQPSPPPQRSSFDAGAVSSLQEQIQSLSSELRNLGVALRMMVDQQGRLEREQAQQTQVQKQILSTLQELTSKFEPCGVLQSTSAPTLQASCSMASSTAPFSQTAQSQGVYAQCSQAQTRYNEIHDSGLESIEAFSLDQLSPPTMNGFQPCPTSGGPPFTHAQPRTPTFTQAHAQTFSANALSYAQSQTDSFTGMDSKSVDMPSSADRTFQACSPPNQTSSHTVSPHEPKLNIIKVENV from the exons ATGGGCAGGCTGGATGATGCTGCTAAACGCAAAGTCGTGGAACTGCGGGAAGCAGGCTTGAGCTTCCGTAAGATTAAAGCTGTGCTAGAGCTGGAAAACATCAAGGTGTCTGCGCAGGCCATCTACCTTTTCTTGAAGGAGTTTCAAGGGAGAGCTCGCAAGGAGGATGGAGCTCCGGCTGGGAAGAGCAGCCATATGGTGCCAGTGTCAGCCAGGGAGGTTGGTGTCGGTGAGTCTCGGCAGGTTGGCTGGAGTGATCAGCAGCTGAGGAACCTCCTCAGAGAGGCCTCACGGGTCGCAGCCTCACAGCAGGCCAGCTCCTCTTCGGATGCAAGAGCAGGACAGTCTTCCGGGACGAGTTCGGCTGGCAGACGGGAAATGCGGGAGGGGGAAAAAGACGAGGACATTCGGATTGTCAGTGTCACGTCTCTGGCACAGGGCACGCAGCATGCTGACATCCAGACATCGCGCTCGGGGGTGGGCTCCGGGACGATGAGTGGTGCAAATTTTATAAGAAGACGACACACACCATCGCCTGCCAACCCTGTGCTTGTGGCTCGTAAGAGACTGCTGGATAAGGCTTTGCTTCACCGAGCGAGG GTAAGGGACAGTGGCCCGCAGACTGGCCAGCAAATGTCATTGTCACTGAGGCGAGATCAGTCCTCTTTCTCTGGCCCGGATGGGAGAAAGGCTGTGTTACCTCAAGCAACCTCTTATGACCTCACTACACCCAGAACTCAAAATATG AGAGGGTTACACCAAGGAGCCACTGCTCACAGAAGGTGGATGCATCAGAGGGTAGGCGTTCCCATGCGAGCTCCTCAACACCCACCCCGTGTAGGTATCCGTCTCCCTGACCCGAACACCTCTGGAACTACATCCCAAAACACTGCCCCCTCCACACGGGTCCAAAACGTGACCAACCAGCCTTCCCCTCCTCCCCAGCGGAGCAGCTTTGACGCTGGAGCTGTGAGCAGCCTACAAGAGCAGATCCAGTCCTTGAGTTCAGAACTCAGAAATCTGGGTGTAGCACTGAGGATGATGGTGGACCAACAGGGTCGTCTGGAGCGAGAGCAGGCCCAGCAGACTCAGGTCCAAAAGCAGATCCTCAGCACCCTTCAGGAGCTTACATCCAAATTCGAGCCCTGTGGCGTACTTCAGTCCACATCTGCTCCGACATTGCAAGCGTCTTGTTCCATGGCTTCCTCTACAGCACCTTTCAGCCAGACCGCCCAAAGTCAGGGCGTCTATGCCCAGTGCAGCCAAGCCCAGACGAGGTACAACGAGATCCACGATTCTGGTCTTGAGAGCATCGAGGCGTTCTCTCTGGACCAGCTCAGCCCACCCACTATGAATGGGTTTCAGCCGTGCCCAACCTCCGGCGGGCCCCCGTTCACCCATGCGCAACCACGCACACCGACGTTCACGCAGGCACATGCGCAAACGTTCTCCGCCAATGCGCTCTCCTACGCACAGTCACAAACAGACTCCTTTACAGGGATGGATAGTAAATCGGTTGACATGCCCTCCAGTGCAGACAGAACATTCCAAGCTTGTAGCCCCCCTAACCAGACCTCTAGTCACACGGTGTCACCGCACGAGCCCAAGCTGAACATTATTAAGGTGGAGAATGTCTGA